A single Triticum dicoccoides isolate Atlit2015 ecotype Zavitan chromosome 2A, WEW_v2.0, whole genome shotgun sequence DNA region contains:
- the LOC119353434 gene encoding protein NUCLEAR FUSION DEFECTIVE 6, mitochondrial-like isoform X1: MAAAAAAAARSFLRSGSATSSLRGAAARAASRSGPAAPSRRLLSSPPRARLALRSPLEMSSACLESLMPMHSATASALMTSLLAAPARVGSCWISEDL; encoded by the exons atggccgccgccgccgcagccgccgcgagATCCTTCCTCCGATCCGgatccgccacctcctccctccgcgGCGCGGCCGCCAGGGCCGCCTCCCGCTCCGGGCCGGCGGCCCCCTCGAGgcggctcctctcctcccctccccgcgCCCGCCTCGCCCTAAG GTCGCCGCTGGAGATGAGCAGCGCCTGCTTGGAGTCGCTGATGCCCATGCACAGCGCCACGGCCTCGGCGCTCATGACGTCGCTCCTCGCCGCCCCGGCTCGCGTCGGTTCCTGCTGGATCTCCGAAG ACTTATGA
- the LOC119353434 gene encoding protein NUCLEAR FUSION DEFECTIVE 6, mitochondrial-like isoform X3 has translation MAAAAAAAARSFLRSGSATSSLRGAAARAASRSGPAAPSRRLLSSPPRARLALRSPLEMSSACLESLMPMHSATASALMTSLLAAPARVGSCWISEDE, from the exons atggccgccgccgccgcagccgccgcgagATCCTTCCTCCGATCCGgatccgccacctcctccctccgcgGCGCGGCCGCCAGGGCCGCCTCCCGCTCCGGGCCGGCGGCCCCCTCGAGgcggctcctctcctcccctccccgcgCCCGCCTCGCCCTAAG GTCGCCGCTGGAGATGAGCAGCGCCTGCTTGGAGTCGCTGATGCCCATGCACAGCGCCACGGCCTCGGCGCTCATGACGTCGCTCCTCGCCGCCCCGGCTCGCGTCGGTTCCTGCTGGATCTCCGAAG
- the LOC119353434 gene encoding protein NUCLEAR FUSION DEFECTIVE 6, mitochondrial-like isoform X2, which yields MAAAAAAAARSFLRSGSATSSLRGAAARAASRSGPAAPSRRLLSSPPRARLALRSPLEMSSACLESLMPMHSATASALMTSLLAAPARVGSCWISEDH from the exons atggccgccgccgccgcagccgccgcgagATCCTTCCTCCGATCCGgatccgccacctcctccctccgcgGCGCGGCCGCCAGGGCCGCCTCCCGCTCCGGGCCGGCGGCCCCCTCGAGgcggctcctctcctcccctccccgcgCCCGCCTCGCCCTAAG GTCGCCGCTGGAGATGAGCAGCGCCTGCTTGGAGTCGCTGATGCCCATGCACAGCGCCACGGCCTCGGCGCTCATGACGTCGCTCCTCGCCGCCCCGGCTCGCGTCGGTTCCTGCTGGATCTCCGAAG ATCATTGA